A genomic region of Ewingella sp. CoE-038-23 contains the following coding sequences:
- a CDS encoding mannitol dehydrogenase family protein yields the protein MKTIATEHLPSQVQLPQYDRDQLKSRIVHIGFGAFHRAHQALMTDRVLNKQGGDWGICEVSLFGRDNLIKALRQQDNLFTVLEKGAEGNQAIVIGAVCETLHGRIEGINAVVEKLAEPQVAIVSLTITEKGYCIEPGSGKLDLDNPQIQQDLTGEQTPSTAPGILVEALRLRHQHGLPGFSVLSCDNIPENGHVVKNAVLGLAQARSAELAAWIESHVTFPSTMVDRIVPAATENALDEITEALGGVADPCGIACEPFIQWVVEDNFVAGRPAWEEVGAQLVSDVLPFEQMKLRMLNGSHSFLAYLGYLAGYQYINECMEDPNYKRAARNLMLKEQAPTLSVKGIDLEAYADSLIARYSNPSLKHRTWQIAMDGTMKLPQRMLDSVRWHLQNGGDFSLLSLGVAGWMRYVGGVDDAGAAIEIKDPMADKLAKIVSESEDGEARVSALLALHSVFGDALAKNAQAVEAIQQAYASLQRHGAKQSVANYVG from the coding sequence ATGAAAACAATCGCCACGGAACACCTCCCTTCGCAAGTCCAGCTTCCCCAATACGATCGCGACCAGCTGAAAAGCCGCATCGTGCATATTGGCTTTGGGGCTTTCCATCGCGCCCATCAGGCTTTGATGACTGACCGCGTGCTGAATAAGCAAGGTGGTGATTGGGGGATTTGTGAAGTCAGCCTGTTTGGCCGCGACAATCTGATTAAAGCGCTGCGCCAGCAGGACAACTTATTCACCGTGCTGGAAAAAGGGGCCGAAGGTAATCAGGCCATCGTGATCGGCGCGGTGTGTGAAACCCTGCATGGCCGGATCGAAGGCATTAACGCCGTGGTGGAGAAACTGGCTGAACCTCAGGTGGCCATTGTCTCACTGACGATCACGGAGAAGGGCTACTGCATTGAGCCGGGCAGCGGCAAGCTGGATCTCGACAACCCGCAGATTCAGCAAGACCTGACTGGCGAACAGACGCCGTCAACCGCGCCGGGCATTCTGGTCGAAGCCCTGCGGCTGCGCCACCAGCACGGTTTGCCGGGCTTTAGCGTGCTGTCTTGCGACAACATCCCGGAAAATGGTCACGTGGTGAAAAATGCCGTGCTGGGGCTGGCTCAGGCGCGCTCCGCCGAGCTAGCCGCGTGGATTGAAAGCCATGTCACCTTCCCAAGCACCATGGTGGACCGCATTGTTCCTGCCGCCACGGAAAACGCCCTCGACGAAATCACCGAGGCGCTGGGCGGCGTGGCTGACCCTTGCGGTATCGCCTGTGAGCCATTCATCCAGTGGGTGGTAGAAGATAACTTTGTGGCGGGCCGCCCGGCGTGGGAAGAGGTCGGCGCGCAGCTGGTCAGCGACGTGCTGCCCTTCGAGCAGATGAAACTGCGCATGCTGAACGGCAGCCACTCCTTCCTTGCCTATCTTGGCTATTTGGCGGGTTATCAGTACATCAATGAATGTATGGAAGACCCTAACTATAAGCGCGCAGCGCGCAATTTGATGCTGAAAGAACAGGCGCCGACGCTAAGCGTCAAAGGCATTGATCTGGAAGCTTATGCCGACAGCCTGATTGCCCGTTACAGCAACCCGTCGCTGAAACACCGGACATGGCAGATTGCGATGGACGGCACCATGAAGCTGCCGCAGCGCATGCTCGACTCCGTGCGTTGGCATCTGCAAAACGGCGGCGACTTCAGCCTGTTATCCTTAGGAGTTGCGGGTTGGATGCGTTACGTCGGCGGCGTGGATGACGCCGGCGCGGCGATTGAAATCAAAGACCCAATGGCAGACAAACTGGCAAAAATTGTCAGCGAGAGTGAAGACGGCGAAGCGCGAGTCAGCGCCCTGCTGGCCCTCCACTCCGTGTTTGGCGACGCGCTGGCGAAAAACGCACAGGCCGTGGAGGCCATTCAGCAGGCTTACGCCAGCTTGCAGCGGCATGGCGCGAAGCAGAGTGTCGCCAATTACGTGGGTTAA
- a CDS encoding sugar efflux transporter, translating into MSTSTATARRLPDITSTAFLIVAFLTGIAGALQTPTLSLFLTSEVHVSPFMVGIFFTGSAVIGIFVSQLLASWSDKRGDRKTLILYCCILGALGCVLFAFNRSYFVLLLVGVLLSSFGSTANPQLFALAREHAEKTGREAMMFSSILRAQVSLAWVVGPPLAFALAMGFGFTFMYSAAMLAFLVCGLMVWMFLPSMPKARVKTTATIEAPRRNRRDTLLLFIACTLMWAANSIYLINMPLYVVNELHLPEKLAGILMGTAACLEIPTMLIAGYLARQLGKQFLMRCAVIAGVVFYASVLFSTSPMALIVSQLLNAIFIGILAGIGMLYFQDLMPGQAGAATTLFTNSTRAGWILAGSLAGVIAQFWSYHAVFYAAFAMVVGSVFCIWRVKNVDETPVEATITINE; encoded by the coding sequence ATGTCGACATCTACCGCTACAGCTCGCCGCCTCCCCGACATCACGTCAACGGCCTTTTTGATCGTTGCCTTCTTAACCGGGATCGCGGGCGCACTGCAAACTCCGACGCTCAGTCTCTTTCTGACCAGCGAAGTGCATGTCAGCCCCTTTATGGTGGGGATCTTCTTTACCGGCAGCGCGGTGATTGGCATTTTCGTCAGCCAGCTTTTAGCCAGTTGGTCAGACAAACGCGGGGACCGCAAAACGCTGATCCTCTATTGCTGCATTTTGGGCGCACTGGGTTGCGTGCTTTTTGCCTTTAACCGCAGCTACTTTGTGCTGCTGTTGGTGGGGGTGCTGTTGTCCAGCTTTGGCTCAACCGCCAACCCACAGTTATTTGCGCTAGCGCGCGAACACGCCGAAAAAACTGGCCGAGAAGCGATGATGTTTAGCTCGATTTTGCGCGCACAGGTTTCACTGGCGTGGGTAGTCGGCCCGCCGCTGGCCTTCGCGTTAGCCATGGGCTTTGGCTTTACCTTTATGTACAGCGCGGCGATGCTGGCCTTTCTGGTCTGCGGCCTGATGGTCTGGATGTTCCTCCCGTCCATGCCGAAAGCGCGGGTCAAAACCACCGCCACCATTGAAGCACCTCGCCGCAACCGTCGCGACACCCTGCTGCTTTTTATCGCCTGCACATTAATGTGGGCCGCTAACAGTATTTACCTGATCAACATGCCGCTTTACGTGGTGAACGAGCTGCACCTGCCGGAAAAACTGGCGGGAATTTTGATGGGAACCGCCGCTTGTTTGGAAATTCCCACCATGCTGATCGCCGGCTATCTGGCGCGCCAGTTGGGTAAACAGTTCCTGATGCGCTGCGCGGTGATTGCGGGGGTGGTGTTCTACGCCAGCGTGCTGTTCAGCACCAGCCCAATGGCGCTGATTGTTTCACAGTTGCTGAACGCCATTTTCATCGGCATTTTGGCGGGAATTGGCATGCTCTACTTTCAGGATTTAATGCCGGGTCAGGCGGGCGCGGCCACCACGCTGTTCACCAATTCAACCCGCGCAGGCTGGATTTTGGCCGGGTCGCTGGCGGGCGTCATTGCCCAGTTCTGGAGCTATCACGCCGTGTTTTATGCCGCTTTCGCGATGGTGGTCGGCTCGGTGTTTTGTATCTGGCGGGTGAAAAATGTCGATGAAACACCGGTAGAAGCGACAATCACGATCAATGAATGA
- a CDS encoding FCD domain-containing protein, whose translation MRLYQDIGGKLRSAIAAGDFMAGDRLPPEREIAESFAVSRSVVREALIMLELEGVVEVRKGSGVYVLTQQPEPSGKWSTFQGDSGFGPFELLQARQLVESEVAAFAATQATKADILKMRDAIEMERQFIEQGVVDETADELFHNLLAQASQNSVLANMVAELWQVRHRSPMWHGIQQHVGKNDHHQWLQDHQTILQAVLRRDAKAAKQAMWQHLENVKTLLLAVSDAEDPAFDGYLFESTPSLLND comes from the coding sequence ATGCGGCTTTATCAGGACATCGGCGGCAAACTGCGTAGCGCCATTGCGGCAGGGGATTTTATGGCGGGCGACAGGCTGCCCCCAGAAAGAGAAATTGCCGAAAGCTTTGCCGTTAGCAGGAGCGTGGTGCGCGAAGCCCTGATCATGCTTGAGCTAGAAGGGGTGGTTGAAGTGCGTAAAGGCTCCGGCGTCTATGTGCTGACCCAGCAGCCGGAGCCGTCGGGGAAGTGGAGTACTTTTCAGGGGGATAGCGGATTTGGACCTTTTGAGCTGCTTCAGGCGCGACAGCTGGTGGAAAGCGAAGTCGCCGCCTTTGCCGCCACCCAGGCCACCAAGGCTGACATCTTAAAAATGCGCGATGCTATTGAGATGGAGCGGCAATTTATCGAGCAGGGCGTGGTGGATGAAACTGCCGATGAGCTGTTTCACAACCTGCTGGCACAGGCGTCTCAAAACAGCGTGTTAGCCAATATGGTAGCGGAGCTGTGGCAGGTGCGCCATCGCAGCCCTATGTGGCACGGCATCCAGCAGCACGTGGGGAAAAACGATCACCATCAATGGCTGCAAGATCACCAAACAATCCTACAAGCAGTGCTGCGGCGCGATGCCAAAGCGGCAAAACAGGCGATGTGGCAGCATCTGGAAAATGTCAAAACGCTGCTGCTGGCGGTGTCGGACGCTGAAGATCCGGCTTTCGATGGTTATCTGTTTGAATCCACGCCCTCTCTGCTAAATGATTAA
- the yeiP gene encoding elongation factor P-like protein YeiP yields MARANEIKRGFVVNYDGKLLLVKDIDVQSPSARGASTLYKMRFSDVRTGGKVEERFKGDDILDTVTLTRRKVNFSYVDGDEYIFMDDEDFTPYTFNKAQIEDELLFIPEEGLQGMQVLTLDSQLLALELPQTVDLEIIETAPGIKGASASARNKPAVMSTGLSIQVPEYLSQGDKIRIHIAERRYMGRAD; encoded by the coding sequence ATGGCACGTGCTAACGAAATTAAACGCGGCTTCGTTGTTAACTACGACGGTAAATTGCTGCTGGTAAAAGACATCGATGTTCAAAGCCCAAGCGCGCGCGGTGCCAGCACCCTGTACAAAATGCGCTTCTCCGACGTGCGCACCGGCGGCAAGGTTGAAGAGCGTTTTAAAGGCGACGACATTCTCGATACCGTCACCCTGACCCGCCGTAAAGTGAACTTCTCTTACGTCGATGGCGACGAATACATCTTTATGGATGATGAAGATTTCACGCCTTACACCTTCAACAAGGCGCAGATCGAAGACGAACTGCTGTTTATCCCGGAAGAAGGTTTGCAGGGCATGCAGGTCTTGACGCTGGACAGCCAACTGCTGGCGCTGGAATTGCCACAAACCGTGGATCTGGAAATCATCGAAACCGCGCCAGGCATTAAAGGCGCGTCAGCCAGCGCACGCAACAAACCGGCGGTCATGAGCACAGGTTTAAGCATTCAGGTCCCCGAGTATCTGAGCCAGGGCGACAAAATCCGCATTCATATCGCAGAGCGTCGTTATATGGGCCGTGCTGATTAA
- a CDS encoding YkgJ family cysteine cluster protein — MDCRTNCGACCIAPSISSPIPGMPNGKPANTRCIHLADNFLCGIFTSPLRPKVCASLQASREMCHTHRDDALIYLTRLEADTAP; from the coding sequence ATGGATTGCCGTACCAATTGTGGCGCTTGCTGTATTGCGCCCTCGATTTCCAGCCCGATACCGGGGATGCCAAACGGCAAACCGGCCAACACGCGCTGCATCCATCTGGCGGACAATTTCCTCTGCGGCATTTTCACTTCGCCGCTGCGCCCCAAGGTCTGTGCCAGTCTGCAAGCCAGCCGCGAAATGTGTCATACCCATCGCGACGACGCCTTGATCTACCTCACTCGTCTGGAAGCGGATACCGCGCCTTGA
- the fruB gene encoding fused PTS fructose transporter subunit IIA/HPr protein produces MFQLSQQDIHLGASASDKQEAIRQVAAALTQAGRVSEGYVDGMLQRELQTSTYLGNGIAIPHGTTDTRDLVLNTGVQVYQFPQGIAWGEGQTAFVVIGIAARSDEHLSLLRQLTHVLSDDSVAERMAKTDSAEELRSLLMGEKNAAEFHFDTQLIALDVAADNLMTLQALNAGRLQQIGAADTAFVSDVISRKPLYLGQGIWLSDSTEGNLQSAATFSRAAKAFEHEGETVAALLTIAVADDQPLTVLNYLSDLLISQKAERLLTADAVGVLALLTSEVEEQTNLLTAEFVVRNEHGLHARPGTALVNVIKQFTSEITVTNLDGSGKPANGRSLMKVVALGVKKGHHLRFTAKGEDAELALKTIGEAIAAGLGEGA; encoded by the coding sequence ATGTTCCAGTTGTCACAGCAAGATATTCATCTCGGGGCGTCAGCCAGCGATAAGCAAGAGGCGATCCGCCAGGTTGCCGCTGCGCTGACCCAGGCCGGGCGCGTCAGCGAAGGCTACGTCGATGGCATGTTGCAGCGCGAGTTGCAGACCTCTACCTATCTGGGTAACGGCATTGCTATCCCGCACGGCACCACCGATACCCGCGACTTGGTGCTCAACACCGGCGTTCAGGTTTACCAGTTCCCGCAGGGTATTGCGTGGGGAGAGGGGCAGACCGCCTTTGTGGTGATTGGCATCGCGGCCCGCTCTGACGAGCACCTCAGCCTGTTGCGCCAGCTGACTCACGTATTAAGTGATGACAGCGTGGCCGAACGCATGGCGAAAACCGACTCTGCTGAAGAGCTGCGCAGCCTGCTGATGGGCGAGAAAAACGCCGCTGAATTCCACTTCGACACCCAGCTTATCGCCCTCGACGTCGCCGCCGACAACCTGATGACCCTTCAGGCACTGAATGCCGGTCGTTTGCAGCAGATTGGCGCGGCGGACACCGCGTTCGTCAGCGACGTTATCAGCCGCAAGCCGCTCTATCTCGGCCAAGGCATCTGGCTGAGTGACAGCACCGAAGGCAATCTGCAAAGCGCCGCGACCTTCAGCCGGGCCGCCAAAGCCTTTGAGCATGAAGGCGAAACCGTGGCCGCGCTGTTGACCATCGCCGTGGCCGACGACCAGCCGTTAACCGTCCTTAACTACCTCAGTGACCTGTTGATCAGCCAAAAAGCTGAACGCTTGCTGACGGCGGACGCCGTGGGCGTGCTGGCCTTGCTGACCAGCGAGGTGGAAGAGCAAACCAACCTGCTGACGGCAGAGTTCGTGGTGCGAAATGAACACGGTTTACACGCCCGGCCGGGCACCGCGCTGGTTAACGTAATCAAGCAGTTCACCAGTGAAATCACCGTGACCAATCTCGATGGCAGCGGTAAACCTGCCAACGGCCGCAGCCTGATGAAAGTCGTGGCGCTGGGCGTGAAAAAAGGACATCACCTGCGCTTCACCGCTAAGGGCGAAGATGCAGAACTGGCACTGAAAACCATCGGCGAGGCTATTGCCGCGGGTCTTGGGGAGGGAGCATGA
- the fruK gene encoding 1-phosphofructokinase codes for MSRRVATITLNPAYDLVGYCPEIERGEVNLVQTAGLHAAGKGINVAKVLKDLGIDVTVGGFLGKENQDGFQHLFSDLGIANRFQVVSGRTRINVKLTEKDGEVSDFNFSGFNVTAQDWERFVTDSLSWLGQFDMVAVCGSLPTGVDPEAFTYWMTRLRSQCPCIIFDSSREALVAGLKAAPWLVKPNRRELEIWAGRKLPELSDVVEAAHALRDQGIAHVVISLGAEGALWVNASGAWIAKPPACEVVSTVGAGDSMVGGLIYGLLMRESSEHTLRLATAVAALAVSQSNVGVTDRPQLAAMMARVDLKPFN; via the coding sequence ATGAGTCGCAGAGTTGCCACAATTACCTTAAATCCGGCTTACGATTTAGTCGGCTACTGCCCTGAAATTGAACGGGGTGAAGTGAATCTGGTGCAAACCGCCGGGCTGCACGCTGCCGGTAAAGGCATTAACGTTGCCAAGGTTCTGAAAGACTTAGGCATTGATGTCACCGTGGGCGGTTTCCTCGGCAAAGAAAATCAGGACGGCTTTCAGCACCTGTTCAGCGACCTTGGCATTGCCAACCGTTTTCAGGTGGTCTCCGGCCGTACCCGCATCAACGTCAAACTGACCGAGAAAGATGGCGAAGTCAGCGACTTTAACTTCTCCGGTTTTAACGTCACGGCGCAGGACTGGGAGCGTTTCGTCACCGATTCCCTCTCATGGCTCGGCCAGTTCGACATGGTGGCCGTCTGTGGCAGCCTGCCGACCGGCGTAGATCCAGAAGCCTTTACTTACTGGATGACGCGCCTGCGCAGCCAGTGCCCGTGCATCATCTTCGATAGCAGCCGCGAAGCGCTGGTTGCCGGTTTGAAAGCCGCACCTTGGCTGGTGAAGCCTAATCGCCGCGAATTAGAAATTTGGGCCGGACGCAAGTTGCCTGAATTGAGCGACGTGGTTGAAGCCGCGCACGCCTTGCGCGACCAGGGGATCGCCCACGTGGTGATTTCGCTGGGTGCCGAAGGGGCGCTGTGGGTTAACGCGTCTGGCGCATGGATTGCCAAACCGCCGGCTTGTGAAGTGGTCAGCACCGTGGGTGCCGGCGACTCCATGGTGGGCGGCCTGATTTACGGCCTGCTGATGCGTGAATCAAGTGAACATACCTTACGACTCGCCACCGCCGTGGCTGCTTTGGCAGTAAGCCAGAGTAACGTCGGCGTCACCGATCGCCCGCAGTTGGCAGCGATGATGGCCCGTGTTGATCTGAAACCTTTTAATTGA